Genomic DNA from Noviherbaspirillum saxi:
TTCGAAAAAACCGGTGACGCCGACCTATCCTCCCGAGAGCCCACTCGCGAAAATCAAGCGTGGCTGAAATGACGACTGCCAGCACATCCTCTGCCCGCTCCGCCGATCTGCAGGAATCGCTGTTCCTGCTGAACCAGCGATTCCCCGAGCGCGCCGTTGAAGTGAACGGCAGCGTCGTTTCATATCGGACCTGCGGCAGCGGGCCGGCGATCGTGTTACTGCATGGGATCGGGTCCGGCGCCGCATCGTGGCTGCCCTGCGCACTGCGCCTGGCCGAAGAAGCCACGGTGATTGCGTGGAATGCGCCGGGTTACGGCGCTTCATCGATGTTGTCCAGCCAGTCTCCAACCGGAACGGAGTACGCCGCGCGGCTTGAGCAATTGCTCGCGGCATTGGGTATCGAGCAATGCGTGCTGGTCGGCCATTCGCTGGGAGCCATCATGGCGGCGGCGTATGTTGCTTCGGGCACGACACGCATCTCGCGCCTGGTGTTGATCAGCCCGGCACAGGGCTACGGCAGCGAAGAAAAGCGTGCGCGCGGCGAAGCGGTGGCGCAGGAGCGGATGACGGCATTGCAGACGCTGGGCATCGCCGGCATGGCGGAGCACCGCTCGCGCCGCATGCTGTCGGAAAATGCGAGCGATGCGCAGCGCGCATGGGTGCGCTGGAATATGCAGCAGTTGCATCCGGAGGGATACACGCAAGCCGTGCATCTATTGTGTGGCGATGATATTTACCGCTACGCGCGGCGCGGCATGCCGGGCGCTGTATATTGCGGCAGCGCCGATGCCATTACCACGCCGCAAGACAGCAGGGAGCTGGCACGGGAAATCGAATTGCCATTCGCGCTGATCGACGGTGCAGGCCATGCCTGCTACGTCGAGCAAGCCGACGCGGTGGCATCGGCCATCCTCGAGAACTCAACGTCCAATCAAATACAACATCATGAATAAAGCAGAGCTACCAGAAGAAGAGTCGCAAGAAAAATATTCCGTACCAGGGCTGGAGCGCGGTTTGCGCCTGCTGTGCGAGTTCAACCGCCAGGACAAGACCCTGTCCGCACCGGAACTGGCACGCCGTCTCAGTGTTCCGCGTTCGACGGTATTTCGCCTGCTTACCACGCTGGAGCGCATGGGTTTTGTCGAGCGCACCGAAGGCGGCCGCGACTACCGGCTTGGCATGGCAGTGCTGCGTCTCGGGTTTGAATATCTGGCATCGCTGGAACTGACTGAAATCGGCCGTCCCTTGCTCGACCGGCTGCGTGATGAAATCGGTTATTCCTGCAATCTGGTGGTGCGCGACGGCAGGTCGATAGTCTATGTGGCCAAGTCGGTCACACCGACCGCATTCGCCAGTTCCGTGACCGTGGGGACTCGCTTGCCGGCACACGCCACCGTGCTTGGACGCGTGCTGCTGGAAGACCTGTCACTGGCTGAGCTGCGCAAGATTTATCCGGAAGGACAGCTGGAAGTCTTTTCCGAAAACACACCGAAGACCGTTGTCGACCTCTTCAATATGGTTCAGCAGGACCGCGAGCGCGGTTATGTCCTGCAAGAAGGCTTCTTCGAGCGCGGCATTTCGACGGTCGCCGCACCGGTGCGTGACCATACCGGCAACGTGGTGGCGGCGCTGGGCGCAACCATCCCGGCTCCGCATATCGATGCCGACAAGCTTGAAGTCATCGTGCGCCGGGTCCGTGAAACCGCAAGCGAATTGTCGCGCTTGCTTGACCATGCGCCGGAACGTTCGGGCAAGGTTGTCAACATGTGGCAAGGATAAGCAAGATGCAACTGATTCATCTCGACGGCAAGGTGGCCGTCGTCACAGGAGGCTCTTCCGGCATCGGTCTGGCGACGGTCGAGCTGTTGCTTGAAGCCGGCGCCGCGGTGGCCTTCTGCGGGCGCGACGCCGAACGCCTCGCAACGGTCGAGCACCGTTTGCGTGACCGTTTTCCGCAGGCGCGCCTGCTGTCGGCGGTGTGCGACGTTCTTGTGCCGGAACAGGTTAAGGCCTTCGCCGCCAGGGTTGAACAGGAACTTGGCACGGTCGGGATGCTGATCAATAACGCAGGCCAGGGCCGCGTCTCGACCTTTGCCGATACCGAAGACGCGGCCTGGGTGGAAGAACTGCAATTGAAATTCTTCTCGATCATTCATCCCACGCGCGCCTTCCTGCCTCAGTTGCAAAAGGCTGCCGATGCAACCGTCGTGTGCGTCAATTCCCTGCTCGCGGTACAACCCGAGCCGCACATGGTGGCAACCTCCGCCGCGCGCGCCGGCGTGCACAATCTGGTGCGCTCGCTGGCGACTGAATTCAGCCCTCATGGAATCCGCGTGAACGGCATTCTGATCGGCCTGGTCGAGTCCGGCCAATGGCGCCGACGTTACGACGCGCGCAGCGAGGAAGAGCGCGACCTTTCATGGCAGCAGTGGACGGCCAGACTGGCGCAAAGAAAACAGATTCAACTCGGCCGTCTTGGCCTACCAGAGGAAGCGGCACGCGCCATCGTGTTCCTCGCAACACCGCTTTCTTCGTACACAACAGGCAGCCACATCGATGTTTCAGGAGGACTATCCCGCCATGCCTAAGCAAAACAAAGTTACCGTCGGCTGCGCCATCGCAGCTTTTCTCGAGCAATGCAATGTCAAGGCTGCGTTCGGTGTGATTTCCATTCACAACATGCCGATCCTCGACGCCTTCGGCGAGCGCGGCAAGATCCGATTCATTCCGGCGCGCGGCGAAGCCGGCGGCGCCAACATGGCCGATGCCTATGCGCGTACGACCGGCGGGCTGGGCGTCTGCCTGACCAGTACCGGCACCGCCGCTGGCAACGCTTCCGGCGCCATGGTCGAGGCATTGACCGCCGGTACACCGATGCTGCACCTGACCGGCCAGATCGAGACGCCGTACCTCGACCAGAGCCTGTCATACATCCATGAAGCACCGGATCAGCTGGCGATGCTCAAGGCCGTGTCAAAGGCGGCGTTCCGCATCCGTAGCATCGACACTGCGATCAGCACCGTGAAACTGGCCGTACAGACCGCTCTGACGCCGCCCATGGGTCCGGTCAGCGTAGAAATCCCCATCGATATCCAGGCCGCGCTGATTGATATGCCGGCCGATTTGCGTCCGCTGCCGATTGCTTGTCAGGAACCTTCGGCGCATGCCCTTGACGAATTGGCTGCACGCTTGATGAAGGCCAAACGGCCGATGTTGTGGCTGGGCGGTGGCACACGCGGCGCCGGCGCACAAGTCAAGCGCCTGATGGACATGGGCATTGGCGTGGTAACGACAACACAAGGCCGGGGCGTGGTGCCGGAAGACGATGCGCGTTCGCTCGGCGCCTTCAATCTGCACAAGCCGGTGGAAAATTTTTATCAGACCTGCGATGCGATGGTCGTCGTCGGCTCCCGCCTGCGCGGTAATGAAACCTTGAAGTACGAGCTGAAGCTTCCGCGTCCGCTGCTGCGTATCGATGTCGACCCTGCCGCCGAAGGCCGCTGCTACCAGAGCGACTACTTCGTATGCGGCGACGCGGCGCTGGCACTGCAAGGCTTGGCCGATCGACTGGAAGGCAAGATGCAGATCGACCCATCCTTCATCGGCGACTTGCAGAAGGCGCGCGACACCGCCGTCGCCGGCCTGATCGACGGCCTGGGCCCATATAGCGCCTTGGTGGCGAAGCTGCAGGAAGCGGCCGGCCGCAGCTTCAATTGGGTACGCGACGTTACCGTATCGAACAGCACCTGGGGCAATCGCTTCCTGCGCATATTCGATCCGACAGCCGGCGTGCATGCATTGGGAGGTGGCATAGGTCAGGGCCTGGCAATGGCGATCGGCGCTGCAGTCGGCGCGGCCGAGACGGCGTCCCGGAAAAAGACCTTCTGCCTCGCCGGTGACGGCGGTTTCATCCTGAACCTGGGTGAGCTGGCGACCGCGGTGCAGGAACGTGCAGACATGGTGATCGTCTTGATGAATGACAAGGGCTATGGCGTCATCAAAAATATTCAGGATGTGCAGTACGGTGGCCGCCGCCATTACGTCGATCTGCATACGCCGGATTATGCGCTGCTGTCGAAGTCGCTGAGCCTGCGTCATGCACGCATCAGCAACCTGGCCGATGTGGAAACCGGCTTGCGCACTGCGTTGTCCGAACCGGGTCCTTTCCTGCTCGAAATCGACATGCTGTCTATCGGTAGCTTCAAGACTGCGTTTGCCGGGCCGCCGGTCAAGGTCGAGGAAGCTGCGGCTGCTGTGGTCTAAAAAGGAAAAAGCCATGTTGCACGTATCGATGATTGGTTGCGGCGCCATTGGCGTCGGTGTAATGGAATTGCTCAAGAGTGATCCTGAAGTGAGCTTCGATCTGGTGATCGTGCCGGAGGCCGGGCTCGACGCGGCGCGTCCGGTAGTGTCATCGCTGGCACCGCAGGCACGCGTCGCAGCCCGTCTCGATGATGATGGCGTGCGGCCCGACCTGCTGATCGAATGCGCAGGCCATCGTGCAATTGAAGAGCACATCTTGCCGGCATTGGCGAGGGGAATCCCCTGCATGGTGGTATCGGTCGGTGCCTTGTCCGAGCCAGGCCTGGCGGAACGGCTGGAAGCGGCGGCAAGGCAAGGCAAGACACAGGTGCAATTATTGTCCGGCGCCATCGGCGC
This window encodes:
- a CDS encoding alpha/beta fold hydrolase, whose translation is MTTASTSSARSADLQESLFLLNQRFPERAVEVNGSVVSYRTCGSGPAIVLLHGIGSGAASWLPCALRLAEEATVIAWNAPGYGASSMLSSQSPTGTEYAARLEQLLAALGIEQCVLVGHSLGAIMAAAYVASGTTRISRLVLISPAQGYGSEEKRARGEAVAQERMTALQTLGIAGMAEHRSRRMLSENASDAQRAWVRWNMQQLHPEGYTQAVHLLCGDDIYRYARRGMPGAVYCGSADAITTPQDSRELAREIELPFALIDGAGHACYVEQADAVASAILENSTSNQIQHHE
- a CDS encoding IclR family transcriptional regulator, coding for MNKAELPEEESQEKYSVPGLERGLRLLCEFNRQDKTLSAPELARRLSVPRSTVFRLLTTLERMGFVERTEGGRDYRLGMAVLRLGFEYLASLELTEIGRPLLDRLRDEIGYSCNLVVRDGRSIVYVAKSVTPTAFASSVTVGTRLPAHATVLGRVLLEDLSLAELRKIYPEGQLEVFSENTPKTVVDLFNMVQQDRERGYVLQEGFFERGISTVAAPVRDHTGNVVAALGATIPAPHIDADKLEVIVRRVRETASELSRLLDHAPERSGKVVNMWQG
- a CDS encoding SDR family oxidoreductase, with translation MQLIHLDGKVAVVTGGSSGIGLATVELLLEAGAAVAFCGRDAERLATVEHRLRDRFPQARLLSAVCDVLVPEQVKAFAARVEQELGTVGMLINNAGQGRVSTFADTEDAAWVEELQLKFFSIIHPTRAFLPQLQKAADATVVCVNSLLAVQPEPHMVATSAARAGVHNLVRSLATEFSPHGIRVNGILIGLVESGQWRRRYDARSEEERDLSWQQWTARLAQRKQIQLGRLGLPEEAARAIVFLATPLSSYTTGSHIDVSGGLSRHA
- a CDS encoding thiamine pyrophosphate-binding protein, encoding MPKQNKVTVGCAIAAFLEQCNVKAAFGVISIHNMPILDAFGERGKIRFIPARGEAGGANMADAYARTTGGLGVCLTSTGTAAGNASGAMVEALTAGTPMLHLTGQIETPYLDQSLSYIHEAPDQLAMLKAVSKAAFRIRSIDTAISTVKLAVQTALTPPMGPVSVEIPIDIQAALIDMPADLRPLPIACQEPSAHALDELAARLMKAKRPMLWLGGGTRGAGAQVKRLMDMGIGVVTTTQGRGVVPEDDARSLGAFNLHKPVENFYQTCDAMVVVGSRLRGNETLKYELKLPRPLLRIDVDPAAEGRCYQSDYFVCGDAALALQGLADRLEGKMQIDPSFIGDLQKARDTAVAGLIDGLGPYSALVAKLQEAAGRSFNWVRDVTVSNSTWGNRFLRIFDPTAGVHALGGGIGQGLAMAIGAAVGAAETASRKKTFCLAGDGGFILNLGELATAVQERADMVIVLMNDKGYGVIKNIQDVQYGGRRHYVDLHTPDYALLSKSLSLRHARISNLADVETGLRTALSEPGPFLLEIDMLSIGSFKTAFAGPPVKVEEAAAAVV